In one window of Onychomys torridus chromosome 5, mOncTor1.1, whole genome shotgun sequence DNA:
- the LOC118584648 gene encoding prolactin-7A2-like, with product MPLSFSQPCSWALLLLLVSNLLFWENVATVPLSSDETDDDQLYLKELFDHTMILFQNISKLNIEMRRTYLSSSSESYDKFMLEFFEDQEFLIKTLTCCHNYSTKTPENVDEAQKISLEDFPKLILSRVWAWNNTLKNLLTILENRTETHNDVISLAKDIERKTAALSEDTKNILSSIYGKAENVDYTVLTGLEDLQSSDEEFRHFALCKLSYCLRVDMNMVDNCLRLLRCVVVGNSDICSSPRIRDDS from the exons ATGCCACTGTCTTTCTCTCaaccatgctcct GGGCACTTCTGCTGCTGCTGGTATCAAACCTCCTTTTCTGGGAGAATGTGGCCACTGTGCCTTTGAGTAGTGATGAGACTGATGATGATCAGCTATACCTCAAGGAACTATTTGATCATACCATGATACTGTTTCAGAATATCAGTAAGCTCAACATTGAAATGCGTAGGACATAT CTAAGTTCGTCATCAGAATCATATGACAAATTT ATGCTTGAGTTTTTTGAAGATCAGGAGTTTCTGATCAAGACTCTCACCTGCTGCCACAATTACTCCACCAAAACTCCAGAAAACGTGGATGAAGCccaaaagatctct CTTGAAGACTTTCCAAAACTGATACTCAGTAGAGTGTGGGCTTGGAATAACACTCTTAAAAACCTACTGACCATACTCGAAAATAGGACAGAAACACATAATGACGTCATATCATTAGCCAAAGACATTGAGAGAAAAACTGCAGCACTTTCTGAGGACACCAAGAATATACTCAGCTCG ATTTATGGAAAAGCAGAAAATGTGGATTACACTGTCTTGACTGGTCTTGAAGACTTACAATCATCTGATGAAGAATTTCGCCATTTTGCTCTCTGTAAATTATCCTATTGCTTGCGTGTAGATATGAATATGGTTGACAATTGTCTCAGGCTCTTGAGGTGTGTGGTGGTTGGTAATAGTGACATTTGCTCATCTCCAAGAATTAGAGATGACTCATGA